A region of the Thalassoroseus pseudoceratinae genome:
ATCGTCGTCCGATGGGAAGCCGGTCGACATGCTTGTTAATCTGACGAACGACGGTTGGTTCAAGGGGTCGAGTGAACTTGATCAGCATTTGATCACGGCTCAATTCCGAGCGGTCGAGTGTCGCACGCCGATGGTGCGAGCGGTCAACACCGGCATCTCCGCGTTCATCGATGGTGATGGCGTCGTGCGGGAGCCGGAAATCTTCTTCGATGGCGACAAACGGGAAGTCACCACCAGCCGCGACCCCGAAACCGGACGGCTCAAGAAATCCCTGAACGCCATGATGGTCGCCCCCATCCCGCTCGATGCCCGTCAAAGTTGGTACGTCCAAACCGGCGACTGGTTCAGCGGCACCTGTGCAGTCGCTGTCGTGGGGATCTTCGGCTTCGGACTCTGGTACGGTCGCCGCCGCAAGAATACCGAAGATGCCTTGACGACAATGGTGTAAACGCTGATCGGCATCCGTATCAAACGATCAATCTGGCGCCACTGGCTCTGCCAGTGCTTCACGAGTTGGGGGCAATTCTTGGTTTGCACTGGCAGAGCCAGTGGCACTCGGCGTCGTGACGCACCCTACGTGACTACCGAGTTAAACCTCACTACGAATGGTCCAAAACACGAGATTTCCTTCAGAACCTACAGTGATTGCGTGTCTGCCGTCATGCGAGCATGAAACAGCGTGCGGTACCCCGTGTTCATGAGGTGAGTCTTGGAGCATCCAATTGCGTTTTCTATTTGATATGTCTACAAGACCGACTTCTCCCATGAAACCTAATGTAAGCAGTATTCGATTACTTTTGTATAGAAGTGAGTCCATCGAAATAACAGAAAAAGGTGTTCTGTGTCGAGCAATCGCTTGTTTTATCGCACCGTTGTAAATAGCCAATTCTGCTTCACCTTCACCGCCAGATGTTGCGAAGCAAAAGATCCCTTCTTGCAATGAGCAAATGCACTGGACCGGATCAGTAGAGATGCGAAGTGGCTCAGCAATTGGCTGCAACTTGTAATCGACGATATGAACATATCCGAGCAAATCACCTACAGCGATTGCTTTGCAATTTCCCCACTGTATTTCTTCTATACACAAGAGTGGTTCATCCGTTACACGTGAAGTGGTTAAATCACCTCTGTTTTTCTTGATGGAACATATTTCTCCAGAAGCTAGACAAATAACTATCTCTCCACTGGCACGTGCGACACATCCAGATGGTGTGCTTGAGACTTGTTGAGCCTCGAAGTCTTTAATAGCTCCTGACTCAAATTTGCCCCATCCCACATGTTGCTCGGTGGCGATTGCCATAAACGGATTTTTGCCGTAACAAAAGCTGAGGGCTTGGATCTCCTCATCAAATTGGATGCATGGCATCTTAATAGGTGGATCATCTCTCGAGACCCAACCCAAGTTTGCGTCGGAAGTACACAACATGAAGGAGTCAGACTTAGGGGATTGGATGACTGGGGCAATGAACTGAACGCTTGAGTTTTCAGTTGTATGTATCCATATCCTCGCTGGGACAAGTTCAAATGACGACATGATACTCTCTCAAGCAACATTTAGGACATTCAAGGCGTCAGTAAGTTGAAGCATCCATTCTGCATTCTAGAAAACAGTCCGTCGACGTATTTTTTTAAAGTTAAGGCCGGCTGAGCAGTACTCAATTCTTCGAGGAGATCTAAGTATATCGAGTTTGAGGTTTCCGAAGTTAACAACTTGTGTGCACGAGCAATTTGGCCTTGATTCAAGGCTACATATGCCTGCTTGAGTTTCTTGTTTGCAAGAATACAATTTGCTGCTTCTACGTTGTCAGTGATGATACCAGCACCTAGGCCCGCCACTATTCCAGCTTTAATTGACAGTCCCTTCCGAAAGTTTTTCCAATAGTCGTTACTATTTGCAAATGACTGCCCACGTTTCACCAAGTCATCGACCGATAAAGCAGTGCCAGGTTTTCTAAGTCGATTAGCGTACTTCGGATGATGTTTCTTCTTGATGTATGTCTCCCGGCTGGGCGGCACTGGCGGAAGTTGTTTCTCGGGGTGCCACTGGCAGAGCCAGTGGCACCCGGCGCTCTTCGATCAGTGGACCATCAAAGAACGGAAGGACTTCCGGCGAGAATCCAAACCGAATTGCAAAAACTTGATTGGGGCCAGGACGCCCGGGTGCGTCTGCGTGGACA
Encoded here:
- a CDS encoding WD40 repeat domain-containing protein, encoding MPCIQFDEEIQALSFCYGKNPFMAIATEQHVGWGKFESGAIKDFEAQQVSSTPSGCVARASGEIVICLASGEICSIKKNRGDLTTSRVTDEPLLCIEEIQWGNCKAIAVGDLLGYVHIVDYKLQPIAEPLRISTDPVQCICSLQEGIFCFATSGGEGEAELAIYNGAIKQAIARHRTPFSVISMDSLLYKSNRILLTLGFMGEVGLVDISNRKRNWMLQDSPHEHGVPHAVSCSHDGRHAITVGSEGNLVFWTIRSEV